A genomic segment from Halomonas sp. TA22 encodes:
- the rlmE gene encoding 23S rRNA (uridine(2552)-2'-O)-methyltransferase RlmE, producing the protein MVRSTSSSKTPSSRASAGKSGSASKTSASWLKEHFDDQYVQRSWQDGYRSRASYKLLELDEKAKLFRRGMSVIDLGAAPGGWSQVAAEKVGDSGLVIASDILEMDALVGVEFVCGDFTEEEVLEAILATLAGRPVDLVMSDMAPNMSGMAAIDQPQAMYLVELALDLARQTLAPGGNFLAKVFQGEGFDDYLKELRSSFARVVTRKPDASRARSREVYLLAEKFHG; encoded by the coding sequence GTGGTACGCTCCACCAGTTCCAGCAAGACCCCCTCCTCCCGCGCTAGCGCCGGGAAGAGCGGTAGCGCGAGCAAAACCAGTGCCAGTTGGCTCAAGGAGCACTTCGACGACCAGTACGTGCAGCGCAGTTGGCAGGATGGCTATCGCTCGCGTGCAAGCTACAAGCTTCTCGAGCTTGATGAGAAGGCCAAGCTGTTTCGGCGCGGCATGAGCGTGATCGATCTGGGCGCGGCCCCGGGGGGCTGGAGCCAGGTCGCCGCCGAGAAGGTCGGCGACAGTGGGTTGGTGATCGCCTCCGACATCCTCGAGATGGATGCGCTGGTCGGGGTGGAGTTCGTGTGTGGCGACTTCACCGAGGAGGAGGTGCTCGAAGCTATCCTCGCCACCCTCGCGGGGCGCCCGGTGGACCTTGTGATGTCCGACATGGCCCCCAATATGAGTGGTATGGCTGCCATCGATCAGCCTCAGGCGATGTATCTCGTCGAGCTGGCGCTGGATCTGGCGCGCCAGACACTGGCTCCCGGCGGCAACTTTTTGGCCAAGGTGTTTCAGGGGGAAGGGTTCGACGACTATCTGAAGGAGCTGCGCAGCAGCTTCGCCAGGGTAGTGACGCGCAAGCCCGATGCCTCACGCGCTCGCTCGCGAGAGGTCTATCTGCTGGCGGAGAAGTTTCATGGCTGA
- the folP gene encoding dihydropteroate synthase: MGILNVTPDSFSDGGRHIALDDALRHAERMLAEGAAIIDVGGESTRPGSVSVSPQQELDRVAPVVERLVRDLDALVSVDTSTPEVIEQTAALGAGMINDVRSLQREGALLAAVRSGLPVCLMHMLGEPGDMQKSPHYDDEVEIAVAAFLKSRIEACEAAGLRRERLILDPGFGFGKTVEHNLRLLNRMAQLKTFGMPLLVGMSRKSMIGKVLERPVEERLAGGIALTALAVERGARIIRVHDVGSSVDAVNMTWAVLKEGFDT, encoded by the coding sequence ATGGGGATTCTCAACGTGACTCCCGACTCCTTTTCCGATGGCGGGCGACACATCGCCTTGGATGATGCTCTGCGCCATGCCGAGCGCATGCTGGCGGAGGGCGCCGCGATCATCGATGTCGGCGGCGAGTCGACTCGCCCAGGCTCTGTATCGGTCTCCCCCCAGCAGGAGCTGGACCGAGTGGCGCCGGTGGTGGAGCGGCTGGTGCGCGACCTCGATGCACTCGTTTCGGTGGACACCAGCACTCCCGAGGTGATCGAGCAGACCGCGGCACTGGGAGCTGGCATGATCAACGACGTGCGCTCCCTGCAGCGTGAAGGCGCCCTGCTGGCGGCGGTCAGGAGCGGACTGCCGGTGTGCTTGATGCACATGCTTGGCGAGCCCGGCGACATGCAGAAGTCGCCACACTATGATGATGAGGTGGAGATCGCCGTGGCGGCCTTCCTCAAGTCGCGTATCGAGGCATGTGAGGCGGCTGGGCTGCGTCGTGAGCGTTTGATTCTCGATCCGGGTTTCGGCTTCGGCAAGACGGTCGAGCACAATCTGCGCCTGCTCAACCGCATGGCGCAGCTCAAGACATTCGGCATGCCGCTGCTCGTTGGTATGTCGCGCAAGAGCATGATCGGAAAGGTGTTGGAGCGGCCAGTCGAGGAACGCCTGGCCGGTGGAATCGCTCTGACCGCGCTGGCGGTGGAGCGAGGTGCAAGGATTATTCGCGTTCACGATGTCGGCTCCAGCGTGGATGCGGTCAACATGACCTGGGCCGTGCTTAAGGAAGGCTTCGATACATGA
- the carA gene encoding glutamine-hydrolyzing carbamoyl-phosphate synthase small subunit yields the protein MNRPAILALEDGSVFHGTAIGADGQTSGEVVFNTAMTGYQEILTDLSYTRQIVTLTYPHIGNTGINPEDSEYDRIAVAGLVIRDLPLMASNFRSERRLDDYLKSQKILGIADIDTRRLTRLLRDKGAQNGAILAGPEAEGDDAVERALAAARAFPGLKGMDLAKEVSCKEAYEWSEGEWELGKGNVDTGGSERPYHVVVYDYGIKYNILRMLASRGCRITVVPAQTPAGEVLAMQADGIVLANGPGDPAPCDYAIKAIREILETDTPLFGICLGHQLLALAAGAKTVKMNHGHHGANHPVLDIDTGRVLITSQNHGFAADETSLPANVRATHRSLFDGTLQGIELTDRPAFSFQGHPEASPGPHDLAPLFDRFVSMMTARR from the coding sequence TTGAACAGACCCGCGATACTGGCCTTGGAAGATGGCAGCGTGTTTCACGGCACCGCTATCGGCGCCGATGGGCAAACCAGCGGTGAGGTGGTGTTCAATACGGCCATGACGGGGTACCAGGAGATTCTCACTGATCTCTCCTATACCCGACAGATCGTTACGCTGACCTATCCGCATATCGGCAATACCGGCATCAACCCCGAGGACAGCGAGTACGACCGCATTGCCGTCGCCGGCCTGGTGATCCGCGACCTGCCGCTGATGGCCAGCAACTTCCGCAGCGAGCGGCGCCTGGATGACTATCTCAAGAGCCAGAAGATTCTCGGTATCGCCGATATCGACACGCGCCGGCTGACCCGCCTCCTGCGAGACAAGGGCGCGCAGAACGGCGCGATACTTGCCGGCCCCGAGGCCGAGGGCGACGATGCCGTGGAGCGCGCCCTGGCCGCGGCCCGCGCATTCCCCGGGCTCAAGGGCATGGACCTCGCCAAGGAGGTTTCCTGCAAGGAGGCCTACGAGTGGAGCGAGGGCGAGTGGGAGCTGGGCAAGGGCAATGTCGATACGGGCGGCAGCGAGCGCCCCTACCACGTGGTGGTCTACGACTACGGCATCAAGTACAACATCCTGCGCATGCTCGCCTCGCGCGGCTGCCGGATCACGGTGGTGCCAGCACAGACGCCGGCAGGTGAAGTGTTGGCGATGCAGGCCGACGGTATCGTACTGGCCAATGGCCCCGGCGATCCCGCGCCCTGCGACTACGCGATCAAGGCGATTCGCGAGATTCTCGAGACCGATACGCCGCTGTTCGGCATCTGTCTCGGGCATCAGCTGCTGGCGCTGGCTGCCGGTGCCAAGACGGTGAAGATGAACCATGGCCACCATGGGGCCAACCATCCGGTACTCGATATCGATACCGGGCGCGTGCTGATCACCAGCCAGAACCACGGCTTCGCCGCCGACGAGACCAGTCTGCCGGCCAACGTGCGCGCCACCCACCGCTCGCTGTTCGACGGCACGCTGCAGGGTATCGAGCTGACCGATCGGCCCGCTTTCAGCTTCCAGGGGCACCCGGAAGCGAGCCCCGGGCCACACGATCTGGCGCCGCTGTTCGATCGTTTCGTCAGCATGATGACCGCGCGCCGTTGA
- the carB gene encoding carbamoyl-phosphate synthase large subunit produces MPKRTDIKSILIIGAGPIVIGQASEFDYSGAQACKALREEGYRVILVNSNPATIMTDPVMADATYIEPITWQTVEKIIEAERPDALLPTMGGQTALNCALDLDKHGVLEKYGVEMIGANADAINKAEDRDLFDKAMKNIGLACPKAKVAHSMDEAWEIQAELGFPTIIRPSYTMGGSGGGVAYNKEEFEEICTRGFELSNNHELLIDESLLGWKEYEMEVVRDKNDNCIIVCAIENFDPMGVHTGDSITVAPAQTLTDKEYQVMRDASLAVLREIGVETGGSNVQFGVDPKTGRMVIIEMNPRVSRSSALASKATGFPIAKIAAKLAVGYTLDELSNDITGGATPASFEPSIDYVVTKIPRFTFEKFPQANDRLTTQMKSVGEVMAIGRTFQESLQKALRGLETGNDGLDSIVTDFTGEAMARIKGELQAAGAERIFYIADAMRAGMSLDEIFALTNIDPWFLVQIEDLVLREQALVKRSLTELDARGMFQLKRRGFSDARLASLLGVSEQALRNTRHKMGIRPVYKRVDTCAAEFASDTAYMYSTYEEECEAEVSDRKKIMVLGGGPNRIGQGIEFDYCCVHAAFAMRDDGYETIMVNCNPETVSTDYDTSDRLYFEPVTLEDVLEIAAKEQPVGVIVQFGGQTPLKLARDLEAAGVPIIGTTPDAIDRAEDRERFQQMIDKLGLKQPPNATARSFEEAFAKAEAIGYPLVVRPSYVLGGRAMEIVYGASELENYMTHAVKVSNDSPVLLDHFLNAAIEVDIDAVSDGQQVVIGGIMQHIEQAGVHSGDSACALPPYSLPADVQDEMREQVKKMAVELGVVGLMNVQLAWQDGEIYVIEVNPRASRTVPFVSKCIGISLAQIAARCMAGTTLAEQGFEREIVPHFYSVKEAVFPFNKFPGVDPILSPEMKSTGEVMGSGDTFAEAFYKAQLGAGEAIPKLEGERKAFLSVRDPDKEGVIEVAKTLLGLGFSLCATRGTAVSLEAAGLPVETVNKVFEGRPHIVDMLKNDDVAYIVNTTEGRQAISDSSVIRRTALARKVPYATTLAGARAVCMALEYGNEITVRRLQELHAGATQ; encoded by the coding sequence ATGCCCAAACGTACCGACATCAAAAGCATTCTGATCATTGGCGCCGGCCCCATCGTCATCGGCCAGGCCAGCGAGTTCGACTATTCCGGCGCCCAGGCCTGCAAGGCGCTGCGCGAAGAGGGTTACCGAGTCATTCTGGTCAACTCCAACCCGGCCACCATCATGACCGACCCGGTGATGGCCGATGCCACCTATATCGAGCCGATCACCTGGCAGACCGTCGAGAAGATCATCGAGGCGGAGCGCCCCGATGCGCTGCTGCCGACCATGGGCGGCCAGACCGCACTCAACTGCGCGCTGGATCTCGACAAGCACGGCGTGCTGGAGAAGTACGGCGTGGAGATGATCGGTGCCAATGCCGATGCCATCAACAAGGCCGAGGATCGCGACCTCTTCGACAAGGCAATGAAGAACATTGGCCTGGCATGCCCCAAGGCCAAGGTGGCGCACTCCATGGACGAGGCGTGGGAGATCCAGGCCGAGCTGGGCTTCCCCACCATCATCCGCCCCTCCTACACCATGGGTGGCTCCGGCGGTGGGGTGGCCTACAACAAGGAGGAGTTCGAGGAGATATGTACGCGCGGTTTCGAGCTTTCCAACAACCATGAACTGCTGATCGACGAGTCGCTGCTGGGTTGGAAGGAGTACGAGATGGAGGTCGTTCGCGACAAGAACGACAACTGCATCATCGTCTGCGCGATCGAGAACTTCGATCCCATGGGCGTGCATACCGGCGACTCCATCACCGTGGCCCCGGCGCAGACGCTGACCGACAAGGAGTATCAGGTCATGCGCGATGCATCGCTTGCGGTGCTGCGCGAGATCGGCGTCGAGACCGGCGGCTCCAACGTGCAGTTCGGCGTCGATCCCAAGACCGGGCGCATGGTGATCATCGAGATGAACCCGCGGGTCAGTCGCTCCTCGGCACTGGCCTCCAAGGCCACCGGTTTCCCGATCGCCAAGATCGCCGCCAAGTTGGCGGTGGGTTACACCCTGGATGAGCTCAGCAACGACATTACCGGCGGCGCTACGCCGGCCTCGTTCGAGCCGTCGATAGACTATGTCGTCACCAAGATTCCGCGCTTCACCTTCGAGAAGTTCCCCCAGGCCAACGATCGTCTCACGACCCAGATGAAGTCGGTGGGCGAGGTGATGGCGATCGGGCGCACCTTCCAGGAGTCGCTGCAGAAGGCGTTGCGTGGTCTCGAGACAGGCAATGATGGTCTCGACTCCATCGTGACCGATTTCACCGGTGAGGCCATGGCGCGTATCAAGGGCGAGCTGCAGGCCGCCGGCGCCGAACGGATCTTCTACATCGCCGACGCCATGCGTGCGGGCATGAGTCTCGATGAGATCTTTGCGCTGACCAACATCGATCCCTGGTTCCTGGTGCAGATCGAGGATCTGGTGCTGCGCGAGCAGGCGCTGGTCAAGCGCTCGCTTACCGAGCTCGACGCCCGTGGCATGTTCCAGCTCAAGCGGCGCGGCTTCAGCGACGCACGCCTGGCGAGCCTGCTTGGGGTCTCCGAGCAGGCGCTGCGCAACACGCGCCACAAGATGGGCATCCGCCCGGTCTACAAGCGCGTCGACACCTGTGCCGCCGAGTTCGCCTCCGACACTGCCTACATGTACTCCACCTACGAGGAGGAGTGCGAGGCCGAGGTCTCCGATCGCAAGAAAATCATGGTGCTCGGCGGCGGGCCGAACCGTATCGGCCAGGGTATCGAGTTCGACTACTGCTGCGTACACGCCGCCTTCGCCATGCGCGACGATGGCTATGAGACCATCATGGTCAACTGCAATCCGGAAACCGTCTCCACCGACTATGACACCTCGGATCGCCTCTACTTCGAGCCGGTGACCCTCGAGGACGTGCTGGAGATCGCCGCCAAGGAGCAGCCGGTCGGGGTGATCGTGCAATTCGGCGGCCAGACACCGCTCAAGCTGGCCCGCGACCTGGAGGCGGCCGGCGTGCCGATCATCGGCACCACGCCAGACGCCATCGACCGTGCCGAGGATCGTGAGCGCTTCCAGCAGATGATCGACAAGCTGGGCCTCAAGCAGCCGCCCAACGCCACCGCGCGCAGCTTCGAGGAGGCCTTTGCCAAGGCCGAGGCGATCGGCTACCCGCTGGTGGTGCGGCCAAGCTACGTACTCGGCGGGCGTGCCATGGAGATCGTCTACGGCGCCTCCGAGCTCGAGAACTACATGACCCATGCGGTCAAGGTCTCCAACGATTCACCGGTGCTGCTCGACCACTTCCTGAATGCCGCCATCGAGGTCGATATCGACGCCGTCTCCGACGGACAGCAGGTGGTGATCGGCGGCATCATGCAGCATATCGAGCAGGCCGGGGTGCACTCCGGCGACTCGGCATGCGCGCTGCCGCCCTACTCGCTGCCCGCCGACGTTCAGGACGAGATGCGTGAGCAGGTCAAGAAGATGGCCGTGGAGCTTGGCGTCGTTGGCCTGATGAACGTGCAGCTGGCCTGGCAGGATGGCGAGATCTACGTCATCGAGGTCAATCCGCGAGCCTCGCGCACCGTGCCCTTCGTCTCCAAGTGCATCGGCATATCGCTTGCCCAGATCGCGGCGCGCTGCATGGCGGGCACCACGCTGGCCGAGCAGGGCTTCGAGCGCGAGATCGTGCCGCACTTCTACAGCGTCAAGGAGGCGGTCTTCCCGTTCAACAAGTTCCCGGGAGTCGATCCGATCCTGTCGCCGGAGATGAAGTCGACCGGCGAAGTGATGGGTAGTGGCGACACTTTCGCCGAGGCCTTCTACAAGGCACAGCTGGGCGCGGGCGAGGCGATCCCCAAGCTCGAAGGCGAGCGCAAGGCGTTCCTCTCGGTACGCGACCCGGACAAGGAGGGCGTTATCGAGGTGGCAAAAACTCTGCTAGGCTTGGGTTTCTCGCTATGCGCTACCCGCGGTACCGCCGTCTCTCTAGAGGCTGCCGGGCTGCCCGTGGAGACCGTCAACAAGGTCTTCGAGGGGCGTCCGCACATCGTCGATATGCTGAAGAACGATGACGTGGCCTATATCGTCAACACCACCGAAGGTCGCCAGGCAATCAGCGACTCTTCGGTGATCCGTCGTACGGCGCTTGCCCGCAAGGTGCCCTATGCCACGACTTTGGCAGGCGCCAGAGCGGTGTGCATGGCATTGGAGTACGGCAACGAGATTACCGTGCGGCGGCTACAGGAACTGCATGCAGGAGCAACGCAATGA
- the ftsH gene encoding ATP-dependent zinc metalloprotease FtsH: MNDMAKNLILWLVIAAVLLTVFNNFNVDTSPQSMNYSQFVQQVQNQQIRSVTIDGYTITGERADGSQFQTIRPAAEDPQLINDLLSNNVTVVGREPQEQSLWTRLLIASFPILIILAIFIFFMRQMQGGAGGKGGPMSFGKSKAKLLSQDQIKTTFADVAGCDEAKEEVEELVDFLRDPTKFQRLGGTIPRGVLMVGPPGTGKTLLAKSIAGEAKVPFFSISGSDFVEMFVGVGASRVRDMFEQAKKQAPCIIFIDEIDAVGRSRGAGMGGGNDEREQTLNQLLVEMDGFEANEGIIVIAATNRPDVLDPALMRPGRFDRQVVVGLPDIRGREHILGVHLRKVPLAEDVKPALIARGTPGFSGADLANLVNEAALFAARRNKRLVGMEELELAKDKIMMGAERKSMVMTDKEKLNTAYHESGHAIIGLVMPEHDPVYKVTIIPRGRALGVTMFLPEQDRYSLSRQQLLSQICSLFGGRIAEEMTLGPNGVTTGASNDIKRATELAHNMVAKWGLSDEMGPLMYDEDESHQFLGGPGQGGSKLRSGETTTRLDKEIRRIIDECYAQAQQILEDNRDKLDAMAEALMKYETIDADQLKDIMEGRPPRPPKDWDDDAGTPSPIVDKPEASKPEEPTVDDGDEEEGESDRRRRPSDPLGGPAGS; this comes from the coding sequence TTGAATGATATGGCGAAGAACCTGATCCTGTGGTTGGTCATCGCGGCAGTACTGCTGACGGTGTTCAACAACTTCAATGTGGACACCTCGCCGCAGTCCATGAACTATTCGCAGTTCGTGCAGCAGGTACAGAACCAGCAAATCCGCAGCGTGACCATCGATGGCTATACCATTACCGGTGAGCGTGCCGATGGGTCGCAGTTCCAGACCATCAGGCCGGCCGCCGAGGATCCGCAGCTGATCAACGATCTGCTGAGCAACAACGTCACGGTGGTCGGCCGTGAGCCGCAGGAGCAGAGCTTGTGGACGCGGTTGTTGATCGCCAGCTTCCCGATCCTGATCATTCTGGCCATTTTCATCTTCTTCATGCGTCAGATGCAGGGCGGTGCCGGTGGTAAGGGCGGGCCGATGAGTTTTGGCAAGTCCAAGGCCAAGCTGCTCTCGCAGGATCAGATCAAGACGACCTTCGCCGATGTCGCCGGCTGTGACGAGGCCAAGGAGGAGGTCGAGGAGCTGGTCGACTTCCTGCGTGATCCGACCAAGTTCCAGCGCCTGGGCGGGACGATTCCGCGCGGCGTGCTGATGGTCGGTCCACCGGGTACCGGTAAGACGCTGCTCGCCAAGTCGATCGCCGGCGAGGCCAAGGTGCCGTTCTTCTCGATCTCCGGTTCCGATTTCGTCGAGATGTTCGTCGGCGTCGGTGCCTCGCGGGTACGCGACATGTTCGAGCAGGCCAAGAAGCAGGCACCCTGCATCATCTTCATTGACGAGATCGACGCCGTGGGCCGTTCGCGCGGCGCCGGCATGGGCGGCGGCAACGACGAGCGCGAGCAGACGCTCAACCAGCTGCTGGTGGAGATGGATGGCTTCGAAGCCAACGAAGGCATCATCGTCATCGCTGCGACCAACCGCCCCGATGTGCTTGACCCGGCCTTGATGCGGCCGGGCCGTTTCGATCGTCAGGTGGTGGTGGGGCTGCCCGATATCCGCGGTCGCGAGCATATCCTGGGCGTTCACCTGCGCAAGGTGCCGCTGGCCGAGGACGTCAAGCCGGCCTTGATCGCTCGCGGTACGCCGGGCTTCTCCGGCGCCGATCTGGCTAACCTGGTCAATGAGGCGGCGCTGTTCGCGGCCCGCCGCAACAAGCGTCTGGTCGGCATGGAGGAGCTGGAGCTGGCCAAGGACAAGATCATGATGGGCGCCGAGCGCAAGTCGATGGTCATGACCGACAAGGAGAAGCTCAACACCGCCTATCACGAATCTGGTCACGCGATCATCGGCCTGGTGATGCCGGAGCACGACCCAGTCTACAAGGTCACTATCATTCCGCGTGGCCGTGCGCTGGGTGTGACCATGTTCCTGCCCGAGCAGGATCGCTACAGCCTGTCGCGTCAGCAACTGCTCAGCCAGATCTGCTCGCTGTTCGGCGGCCGTATCGCCGAGGAGATGACGCTTGGCCCGAATGGGGTCACTACCGGTGCCTCCAACGACATCAAGCGTGCCACCGAGCTTGCCCACAACATGGTAGCCAAGTGGGGCCTCTCCGACGAGATGGGGCCGCTGATGTACGATGAGGATGAGTCGCATCAGTTCCTGGGTGGCCCCGGGCAGGGTGGCAGCAAGCTGCGTTCCGGTGAGACCACCACACGGCTGGATAAGGAGATCCGTCGGATCATCGACGAGTGCTATGCACAAGCCCAGCAGATCCTCGAGGACAATCGCGACAAGCTGGATGCGATGGCCGAGGCGTTGATGAAGTACGAGACCATCGATGCCGATCAGCTCAAGGACATCATGGAGGGTCGCCCGCCCCGTCCGCCGAAGGATTGGGATGACGATGCCGGGACGCCGTCGCCGATCGTCGACAAGCCGGAGGCCTCGAAGCCCGAGGAGCCGACAGTGGATGATGGCGATGAAGAGGAGGGCGAGAGCGATAGACGGCGTCGCCCCTCCGATCCGCTGGGCGGGCCAGCGGGCAGCTGA
- the dapB gene encoding 4-hydroxy-tetrahydrodipicolinate reductase has protein sequence MTRIAIVGVAGRMGRNLVAAVEQDPDARLAGGTVKPGSTLAGADIGELSGMGRLGIVAAESLQAIGDDFDVLIDFTSPQVTLANLAFCAEHGKRIVIGTTGLNEAELAELDGYHDRVAMVFAPNMSVGVNLTLRLLETAAKALGDEGYDIEVVEAHHRHKVDAPSGTALKMGEVVAESLGRTLKEHGVFAREGQCGPRSAHEIGFATVRAGDIVGEHTVMFATEGERIEITHKASSRMTFARGAVRAARWVAEQQAGHYDMQDVLGLK, from the coding sequence ATGACCCGTATCGCCATTGTCGGCGTGGCCGGCCGCATGGGCCGCAATCTTGTCGCTGCCGTCGAGCAGGACCCCGACGCCCGACTTGCTGGAGGCACCGTCAAGCCGGGCAGCACACTGGCCGGGGCCGATATCGGCGAGCTCTCCGGCATGGGCAGGCTTGGCATCGTCGCGGCGGAGTCGCTGCAAGCGATCGGCGACGACTTCGACGTGCTGATCGACTTCACCTCTCCCCAGGTGACGCTCGCCAACCTGGCGTTCTGCGCCGAGCACGGCAAGCGCATCGTGATTGGTACCACCGGCCTGAACGAGGCCGAGCTCGCCGAGCTCGACGGCTACCACGACCGGGTGGCGATGGTGTTTGCGCCGAACATGAGCGTGGGCGTCAATCTGACCCTCAGGCTGCTCGAGACCGCCGCCAAGGCGTTGGGCGACGAGGGCTACGATATCGAGGTGGTCGAGGCGCACCATCGCCACAAGGTCGATGCCCCCTCCGGGACGGCGCTCAAGATGGGCGAAGTGGTCGCCGAGTCGCTGGGCCGTACCCTGAAGGAGCATGGCGTTTTCGCCCGCGAGGGGCAGTGCGGTCCGCGTTCGGCGCACGAGATCGGTTTCGCCACCGTACGTGCCGGCGATATCGTCGGCGAGCATACGGTGATGTTCGCCACCGAAGGCGAGCGCATCGAGATCACCCACAAGGCATCGAGCCGCATGACCTTTGCCCGCGGCGCGGTGCGCGCGGCGCGCTGGGTGGCCGAGCAGCAGGCAGGACACTACGACATGCAGGATGTGCTGGGCCTGAAGTGA
- the greA gene encoding transcription elongation factor GreA, with protein MNKVPMTVAGEARLREELEQLKGVERPKVINAIAEAREHGDLKENAEYHAAREQQGFIEGRIQEIESKLSTSQVIDVTKLPRTGKVIFGVTVGLLNLDTDEQVRYRIVGEDEADIKSGKISVTSPIARALIGKEEGDVVVVQTPGGEVEYEIESVEHL; from the coding sequence ATGAACAAGGTCCCGATGACCGTCGCAGGCGAAGCCCGCCTGCGTGAAGAGCTCGAGCAGCTCAAGGGCGTCGAACGGCCCAAGGTGATCAACGCCATCGCCGAGGCGCGCGAGCATGGTGATCTCAAGGAGAATGCCGAATATCATGCGGCCCGCGAACAGCAGGGCTTCATCGAAGGGCGCATCCAGGAGATCGAGAGCAAGCTCTCCACCTCCCAGGTGATCGACGTCACCAAGCTGCCGCGCACCGGTAAGGTCATCTTTGGCGTGACCGTCGGGCTGCTCAATCTCGACACCGACGAGCAGGTGCGCTACCGCATCGTTGGCGAGGACGAGGCCGACATCAAATCGGGCAAGATCTCCGTTACCTCGCCCATCGCCCGTGCCCTGATCGGCAAGGAGGAGGGCGATGTGGTGGTGGTACAGACTCCCGGCGGCGAGGTGGAGTACGAGATCGAGAGTGTCGAGCATCTGTAG
- the yhbY gene encoding ribosome assembly RNA-binding protein YhbY, whose amino-acid sequence MSLSQAQKKAFRSIGHHLNPVVTVSENGISEGVIAELERALNDHELVKIKLAIAERDERSAMLEELIAQSGAERIQTIGKMALLYRRNPKANPKLSNVTRFENHHGRH is encoded by the coding sequence ATGAGCTTGTCACAGGCACAAAAGAAAGCATTCCGCAGCATCGGCCATCACCTCAATCCGGTGGTCACGGTTTCGGAAAACGGCATCTCCGAGGGCGTGATTGCCGAACTCGAGCGTGCCCTGAACGACCACGAACTGGTCAAGATCAAGCTCGCCATCGCCGAGCGCGACGAGCGCAGCGCCATGCTCGAGGAGCTCATCGCCCAGAGTGGTGCAGAGCGCATACAGACCATCGGCAAGATGGCGCTGCTCTATCGCAGGAACCCCAAGGCCAACCCCAAGCTCTCCAATGTCACCCGTTTCGAGAATCATCACGGGCGTCACTGA